The Oscarella lobularis chromosome 9, ooOscLobu1.1, whole genome shotgun sequence genome includes a window with the following:
- the LOC136191274 gene encoding uncharacterized protein isoform X1: MRRRDYNLLSAVSRGDIDKVRRLVLEGAKLSLTGLRPLQLACEKRYNDLALFLVENGAPISKETFYCAYENRLSISTIVEMITRSPRVGSFALLHACKSDHVKLERVLIGVGANVNIADKFRRLLLLAACERSNVKISHLMIDAGADINTADEFGNFPLLAACENGDIEIAKVLINAEADVKRTGEFGRSPLLAACENDAEIVKLLIDAGADVNGADELGRFPLLAACQKSDMQIVKLLILAGAEVKKVDEVFIRKLLNPQFNQQFNFKNEMFALLAACECETSEVEIVELLIAAGAEVNRADAYEKFPLLAACRKNDVKTAKLLIDAGANIRKTDKFGAFPLLVACEERAIECVKLLIDAGIDIKEADELLRRFPLMLTACQKSDVYFAKTLIEAGVDVNQEANDIFKRVPLLEACEQNNVEVVKILIDAGAHVNTADVYGNFPLLVACDKSAVEIVKILINKGANCTKEDVYGMFPLLTACEKGNYEIVRILINAGADINKRVVHGVLPWLVENDFGCAKNTIRLIDAGADASKADKLGKTPLLAACEIGSIKIANLLIDAGADVNKADVSGIVPLIPACERGDFEMAKLLINAGVDASKAYKLKRSPLLVSSERGYVEIAKLLIDAGGDVNEADEFGNVPLLAACRNGHIKFVKMLINAGANVYKANKAGRTALYTACTYGHYSIGVMLTNFFTITKRSSDSDESILKVILKRHRLSTEISRDAITLVRMIVTRSPFLTNLRYEGDYLFHELPCPVKLQRVLVGVWVQYRYRELYAQGTTKPNAVKICLIGEARAGKTTLIKSLRDVDWKDGGDDRRTASVDVTKTNVKSMGELVFCDFAGQPFFHKTHGLFFSTSSTIFLLVVDVTLDDEKLRRSSHYWISFVKCSVSLSGKAYVLVIGSRKDLLPQSSLTTAQMRISSLVAYLKSTFGRWFNFSENSFVLNCRQRRSIEISLLWQTLRKVKSNTLKAAEKVPSIVETAKEHLLPLLRNVGYTKISLLQRVISFISSTVSNSHRLAQEVRENISFVLRSHGIFNGNQMSNVRFINADVFKSIMLESVCAGFSEQVQSLLVEFLQATGEILVIGDTVILDPPWLCQSVVGPLLSPKDFPIHLDFSLSGTANKENIQSVLEIFNKQKWVDVDHTISLLRRLEICYLVSEQTETYQFPALIEEQRPPHAWRENPEMTVYVGRRLMSEEITDIITPGTMPFIQSSARNASCFRPLEPIVWQGGILIKRTIGSHFVEGMIAFQDREKAIDFIVRGPEHSEQQCMKHLRDLMDVGIKVLLVKSPGTTRTLWYISRTELVALKDFPLAHKSQIVEETIKISQFSSAKVHQKGIEDTLKDLLALPHDHFTFIPCEALCTVSKLLDKDTEGRSALVKRLPGFSSVDRHHCETAKQILTRWSERLEARTSSFVDIVQEMDLLYVLAILNDSSVIELSDKKKRDAQKDLTFLEENSASAIAASRRTRMAVERPTDFTDSASELYFDMPVTKDEIIEAAKRIPAEWRRIGRILGPEPTFREYHLDECETERELRDRAQKMLNKWTEKHGVRATRRHLIEAMIKENLKARISEIFLVANVSDFLPKK; the protein is encoded by the exons ATGCGCCGACGAGACTATAATCTCCTTTCCGCCGTTAGTAGAGGAGACATCGACAAAGTAAGAAGGCTCGTGCTCGAAGGCGCCAAGCTCTCTTTGACAG GATTGCGCCCGCTTCAATTGGCTTGTGAGAAGAGATACAATGACCTTGCTCTCTTCCTGGTCGAAAACGGGGCACCTATAAGCAAG GAAACTTTCTATTGTGCGTATGAGAATAGACTCTCCATTTCGACAATTGTCGAAATGATTACTCGGAGCCCTCGG GTTGGGAGTTTCGCACTTCTTCATGCTTGTAAGAGCGACCACGTTAAACTAGAAAGAGTACTGATTGGCGTTGGTGCAAACGTCAACATAGCAGACAAA tTTCGGAGGCTTCTTTTGTTAGCTGCGTGTGAAAGGAGTAACGTGAAAATCTCTCATCTCATGattgacgctggagcggatATAAACACAGCCGACGAA TTTGGTAACTTTCCCTTGTTGGCTGCTTGCGAAAATGGTGACATAGAAATTGCTAAAGTCCTGATTAACGCTGAAGCGGATGTCAAGAGAACAGGCGAG TTTGGGAGATCTCCTTTATTGGCAGCATGCGAGAACGACGCAGAAATTGTTAAACTTCTGattgacgctggagcggatgtcaATGGGGCAGACGAG CTTGGGAGATTTCCTTTGCTGGCTGCGTGTCAGAAAAGTGACATGCAAATCGTTAAATTGCTTATTCTTGCTGGAGCGGAGGTCAAAAAAGTAGACGAGGTGTTTATTCGTAAATTGCTCAATCCTCAATTTAATCAGCAGTTTAACTTTAAGAATGAGATGTTTGCTTTATTGGCTGCATGCGAATGTGAGACTAGCGAGGTAGAAATTGTTGAATTACTTATTGCTGCTGGAGCGGAGGTCAATAGAGCAGACGCG TACGAGAAATTTCCTTTGTTGGCTGCGTGTAGGAAGAATGACGTAAAAACTGCTAAACTACTGATTGACGCTGGAGCGAATATCAGGAAGACTGACAAG TTCGGAGCATTTCCTTTGTTGGTTGCGTGCGAAGAAAGGGCTATAGAATGTGTCAAATTACTGATTGATGCTGGAATAGATATCAAAGAAGCAGACGAG TTGCTTCGGAGATTTCCTCTGATGTTGACTGCCTGTCAAAAAAGTGACGTATACTTCGCTAAAACACTAATTGAAGCTGGAGTTGATGTCAATCAAGAAGCCAACGATATTTTCAA GAGAGTTCCGTTGTTGGAAGCGTGTGAACAGAATAACGTTGAAGTCGTTAAAATTCTTATTGACGCGGGAGCACATGTTAATACGGCAGATGTA TATGGAAACTTTCCTTTGCTTGTTGCTTGTGATAAAAGTGCAGTAGAAATTGTGAAGATACTGATCAATAAGGGTGCAAACTGCACCAAAGAAGACGTG TACGGGATGTTTCCTTTGCTGACGGCGTGTGAGAAGGGTAATTACGAAATTGTTCGAATACTGATAAACGCAGGAGCAGATATCAATAAGCGAGTTGTG CATGGGGTACTTCCTTGGTTGGTAGAGAATGATTTTGGTTGCGCGAAAAATACAATCAGATTGATTGACGCTGGAGCAGATGCCTCTAAAGCAGACAAG CTTGGAAAAACTCCTTTGTTAGCGGCATGTGAAATAGGCAGCATAAAAATTGCCAATTTACTCATTGACGCAGGGGCAGATGTCAATAAGGCGGACGTG TCTGGAATAGTTCCTTTAATACCAGCTTGTGAAAGAGGTGACTTTGAAATGGCAAAATTACTGATCAATGCAGGTGTGGATGCCAGTAAGGCATACAAG CTCAAGAGATCTCCTTTGTTAGTTTCATCTGAAAGAGGATATGTTGAAATCGCAAAGTTACTGATCGACGCAGGAGGAGATGTCAATGAGGCAGATGAG TTTGGCAACGTACCCTTATTAGCAGCATGCAGAAATGGCCACATAAAGTTTGTAAAAATGCTGATTAACGCCGGAGCAAATGTGTATAAGGCCAACA AGGCGGGAAGAACTGCGTTGTATACTGCTTGTACTTACGGCCATTATTCAATTGGAGTAATGctgacgaatttcttcacaATTACAAAACGTTCTTCTGAT TCCGACGAATCAATTCTTAAGGTCATTCTGAAACGACACCGATTATCTACTG AAATTTCAAGGGATGCTATTACTCTGGTTAGGATGATTGTTACGCGATCGCCTTTTCTCACAAATCTTCGATATGAG GGTGACTACCTTTTTCATGAATTGCCTTGCCCTGTAAAACTTCAGCGTGTTTTAGTTGGCGTTTGG GTTCAATATCGTTATCGAGAGCTTTACGCGCAAGGCACAACAAAACCAAACGCAGTTAAAATTTGCCTTATCGGAGAAGCTAGAGCAGGCAAAACAACTCTCATAAAATCTTTGCGAGACGTCGACTGGAAAGATGGAGGCGATGACCGGCGCACAGCCAGCGTTGACGTTACCAAAACAAATGTCAAATCCATGGGCGAACTTGTGTTTTGCGATTTTGCAGGCCAGCCGTTTTTTCACAAAACGCACgggcttttcttttcaacatctTCAACGATATTTCTTCTAGtagttgacgtcacgctcgACGATGAGAAGTTAAGAAGATCAAGTCACTACTGGATATCATTTGTAAAATGCAGCGTGTCACTTTCGGGAAAGGCATACGTATTAGTAATTGGCAGTAGAAAAGATCTGCTACCGCAGTCGTCTTTGACAACGGCTCAAATGAGAATATCGAGTCTTGTTGCTTATCTCAAGTCTACGTTTGGGCGATGGTTTAACTTTTCTGAgaattcttttgttttaAATTGTCGACAGCGACGCTCAATCGAAATAAGCCTACTTTGGCAAACCCTTCGTAAAGTGAAAAGTAATACTCTCAAG GCTGCCGAAAAAGTTCCAAGCATTGTTGAAACGGCAAAGGAGCATCTTTTGCCACTTCTGCGAAATGTTGGCTATACGAAAATTTCACTGTTACAAAGGGTCATTAGtttcatttcttcgacgGTGTCCAACAGCCATCGGCTTGCTCAAGAAGTAcgagaaaatatttcttttgtCTTACGAAGCCATGGTATTTTCAATGGAAACCAG ATGAGCAATGTTCGCTTTATCAACGCTGACGTTTTTAAAAGCATTATGTTAGAGAGCGTCTGTGCTGGTTTCTCAGAGCAGGTTCAGAGTCTTCTTGTTGAATTTTTACAAGCAACAGGAGAA ATTCTTGTTATTGGCGATACCGTTATTTTGGATCCTCCTTGGCTCTGTCAGAGCGTTGTTGGTCCGCTTTTGTCTCCTAAGGATTTTCCAATTCATCTTGATTTCTCTTTATCTGGCACAgccaataaagaaaatattcaaaGTGTCCTCGAAATATTCAACAAGCAAAAGTGGGTTGATGTTGACCATACGATCTCACTTCTGCGTCGTTTGGAGATATGCTATCTGGTTTCAGAGCAAACAGAAACGTACCAGTTTCCGGCATTAATCGAGGAACAGCGCCCACCTCACGCTTGGCGTGAAAATCCTGAAATGACAGTCTACGTTGGACGCCGTTTAATGAGCGAAGAAATAACGGACATAATAACTCCAGGGACTATGCCATTCATTCAAAGCAGTGCACGAAACGCTTCATGCTTTCGTCCCTTAGAGCCCATTGTTTGGCAAGGTGGTATATTGATCAAAAGGACAATCGGCTCTCATTTCGTTGAAGGGATGATTGCATTTCAGGATCGCGAAAAGGCGATCGATTTCATTGTTCGTGGTCCCGAGCATTCTGAGCAGCAATGCATGAAGCACCTACGCGATTTAATGGACGTAGGAATAAAAGTTCTTCTAGTAAAGAGTCCAGGAACGACTCGAACTCTTTGGTACATCAGCCGCACGGAATTAGTGGCGCTAAAAGACTTTCCTCTTGCACACAAATCGCAGATTGTTGAAGAGACGATTAAAATTTCACAATTCTCAAGCGCAAAAGTGCACCAGAAAGGGATTGAAGACACATTGAAAGATCTCCTTGCTCTTCCGCACGATCATTTTACGTTTATTCCTTGCGAAGCTCTCTGCACCGTCAGCAAACTTCTTGACAAGGACACTGAAGGAAGATCGGCATTAGTAAAGCGTTTGCCAGGTTTTTCATCCGTTGACAGACATCACTGTGAAACTGCCAAGCAAATTCTTACTCGATGGAGTGAACGTCTTGAAGCAAGAACTAGCAGCTTTGTGGACATCGTGCAAGAGATGGACTTGCTCTATGTCTTGGCTATTCTAAATGATAGCAGCGTTATTGAGCTTTCTGATAAAAAG AAAAGAGATGCTCAAAAAGATTTGAcgtttttggaagaaaattcTGCGTCTGCAATCGCAGCGA GTCGACGTACTCGTATGGCAGTGGAAAGACCTACTGACTTCACAGATTCGGCATCAG AATTGTATTTTGACATGCCGGTCACTAAGGACGAAATAATAGAAGCAGCAAAACGAATTCCCGCTGAATGGCGTCGCATTGGACGAATTTTAGGTCCGGAACCAACTTTTAGAGAATATCATTTAGACGAGTGTGAGACAGAGCGTGAACTTCGCGATCGCGCTCAGAAAATGCTAAATAAATGGACAGAAAAGCACGGCGTTCGAGCCACTCGAAGGCATCTTATTGAAGCGATGATCAAAGAGAACCTCAAAGCACGAATATCGGAGATCTTTCTTGTTGCGAACGTTTCAGATTTCTtgccaaaaaaataa
- the LOC136191274 gene encoding uncharacterized protein isoform X2 yields MRRRDYNLLSAVSRGDIDKVRRLVLEGAKLSLTGLRPLQLACEKRYNDLALFLVENGAPISKETFYCAYENRLSISTIVEMITRSPRVGSFALLHACKSDHVKLERVLIGVGANVNIADKFRRLLLLAACERSNVKISHLMIDAGADINTADEFGNFPLLAACENGDIEIAKVLINAEADVKRTGEFGRSPLLAACENDAEIVKLLIDAGADVNGADELGRFPLLAACQKSDMQIVKLLILAGAEVKKVDENEMFALLAACECETSEVEIVELLIAAGAEVNRADAYEKFPLLAACRKNDVKTAKLLIDAGANIRKTDKFGAFPLLVACEERAIECVKLLIDAGIDIKEADELLRRFPLMLTACQKSDVYFAKTLIEAGVDVNQEANDIFKRVPLLEACEQNNVEVVKILIDAGAHVNTADVYGNFPLLVACDKSAVEIVKILINKGANCTKEDVYGMFPLLTACEKGNYEIVRILINAGADINKRVVHGVLPWLVENDFGCAKNTIRLIDAGADASKADKLGKTPLLAACEIGSIKIANLLIDAGADVNKADVSGIVPLIPACERGDFEMAKLLINAGVDASKAYKLKRSPLLVSSERGYVEIAKLLIDAGGDVNEADEFGNVPLLAACRNGHIKFVKMLINAGANVYKANKAGRTALYTACTYGHYSIGVMLTNFFTITKRSSDSDESILKVILKRHRLSTEISRDAITLVRMIVTRSPFLTNLRYEGDYLFHELPCPVKLQRVLVGVWVQYRYRELYAQGTTKPNAVKICLIGEARAGKTTLIKSLRDVDWKDGGDDRRTASVDVTKTNVKSMGELVFCDFAGQPFFHKTHGLFFSTSSTIFLLVVDVTLDDEKLRRSSHYWISFVKCSVSLSGKAYVLVIGSRKDLLPQSSLTTAQMRISSLVAYLKSTFGRWFNFSENSFVLNCRQRRSIEISLLWQTLRKVKSNTLKAAEKVPSIVETAKEHLLPLLRNVGYTKISLLQRVISFISSTVSNSHRLAQEVRENISFVLRSHGIFNGNQMSNVRFINADVFKSIMLESVCAGFSEQVQSLLVEFLQATGEILVIGDTVILDPPWLCQSVVGPLLSPKDFPIHLDFSLSGTANKENIQSVLEIFNKQKWVDVDHTISLLRRLEICYLVSEQTETYQFPALIEEQRPPHAWRENPEMTVYVGRRLMSEEITDIITPGTMPFIQSSARNASCFRPLEPIVWQGGILIKRTIGSHFVEGMIAFQDREKAIDFIVRGPEHSEQQCMKHLRDLMDVGIKVLLVKSPGTTRTLWYISRTELVALKDFPLAHKSQIVEETIKISQFSSAKVHQKGIEDTLKDLLALPHDHFTFIPCEALCTVSKLLDKDTEGRSALVKRLPGFSSVDRHHCETAKQILTRWSERLEARTSSFVDIVQEMDLLYVLAILNDSSVIELSDKKKRDAQKDLTFLEENSASAIAASRRTRMAVERPTDFTDSASELYFDMPVTKDEIIEAAKRIPAEWRRIGRILGPEPTFREYHLDECETERELRDRAQKMLNKWTEKHGVRATRRHLIEAMIKENLKARISEIFLVANVSDFLPKK; encoded by the exons ATGCGCCGACGAGACTATAATCTCCTTTCCGCCGTTAGTAGAGGAGACATCGACAAAGTAAGAAGGCTCGTGCTCGAAGGCGCCAAGCTCTCTTTGACAG GATTGCGCCCGCTTCAATTGGCTTGTGAGAAGAGATACAATGACCTTGCTCTCTTCCTGGTCGAAAACGGGGCACCTATAAGCAAG GAAACTTTCTATTGTGCGTATGAGAATAGACTCTCCATTTCGACAATTGTCGAAATGATTACTCGGAGCCCTCGG GTTGGGAGTTTCGCACTTCTTCATGCTTGTAAGAGCGACCACGTTAAACTAGAAAGAGTACTGATTGGCGTTGGTGCAAACGTCAACATAGCAGACAAA tTTCGGAGGCTTCTTTTGTTAGCTGCGTGTGAAAGGAGTAACGTGAAAATCTCTCATCTCATGattgacgctggagcggatATAAACACAGCCGACGAA TTTGGTAACTTTCCCTTGTTGGCTGCTTGCGAAAATGGTGACATAGAAATTGCTAAAGTCCTGATTAACGCTGAAGCGGATGTCAAGAGAACAGGCGAG TTTGGGAGATCTCCTTTATTGGCAGCATGCGAGAACGACGCAGAAATTGTTAAACTTCTGattgacgctggagcggatgtcaATGGGGCAGACGAG CTTGGGAGATTTCCTTTGCTGGCTGCGTGTCAGAAAAGTGACATGCAAATCGTTAAATTGCTTATTCTTGCTGGAGCGGAGGTCAAAAAAGTAGACGAG AATGAGATGTTTGCTTTATTGGCTGCATGCGAATGTGAGACTAGCGAGGTAGAAATTGTTGAATTACTTATTGCTGCTGGAGCGGAGGTCAATAGAGCAGACGCG TACGAGAAATTTCCTTTGTTGGCTGCGTGTAGGAAGAATGACGTAAAAACTGCTAAACTACTGATTGACGCTGGAGCGAATATCAGGAAGACTGACAAG TTCGGAGCATTTCCTTTGTTGGTTGCGTGCGAAGAAAGGGCTATAGAATGTGTCAAATTACTGATTGATGCTGGAATAGATATCAAAGAAGCAGACGAG TTGCTTCGGAGATTTCCTCTGATGTTGACTGCCTGTCAAAAAAGTGACGTATACTTCGCTAAAACACTAATTGAAGCTGGAGTTGATGTCAATCAAGAAGCCAACGATATTTTCAA GAGAGTTCCGTTGTTGGAAGCGTGTGAACAGAATAACGTTGAAGTCGTTAAAATTCTTATTGACGCGGGAGCACATGTTAATACGGCAGATGTA TATGGAAACTTTCCTTTGCTTGTTGCTTGTGATAAAAGTGCAGTAGAAATTGTGAAGATACTGATCAATAAGGGTGCAAACTGCACCAAAGAAGACGTG TACGGGATGTTTCCTTTGCTGACGGCGTGTGAGAAGGGTAATTACGAAATTGTTCGAATACTGATAAACGCAGGAGCAGATATCAATAAGCGAGTTGTG CATGGGGTACTTCCTTGGTTGGTAGAGAATGATTTTGGTTGCGCGAAAAATACAATCAGATTGATTGACGCTGGAGCAGATGCCTCTAAAGCAGACAAG CTTGGAAAAACTCCTTTGTTAGCGGCATGTGAAATAGGCAGCATAAAAATTGCCAATTTACTCATTGACGCAGGGGCAGATGTCAATAAGGCGGACGTG TCTGGAATAGTTCCTTTAATACCAGCTTGTGAAAGAGGTGACTTTGAAATGGCAAAATTACTGATCAATGCAGGTGTGGATGCCAGTAAGGCATACAAG CTCAAGAGATCTCCTTTGTTAGTTTCATCTGAAAGAGGATATGTTGAAATCGCAAAGTTACTGATCGACGCAGGAGGAGATGTCAATGAGGCAGATGAG TTTGGCAACGTACCCTTATTAGCAGCATGCAGAAATGGCCACATAAAGTTTGTAAAAATGCTGATTAACGCCGGAGCAAATGTGTATAAGGCCAACA AGGCGGGAAGAACTGCGTTGTATACTGCTTGTACTTACGGCCATTATTCAATTGGAGTAATGctgacgaatttcttcacaATTACAAAACGTTCTTCTGAT TCCGACGAATCAATTCTTAAGGTCATTCTGAAACGACACCGATTATCTACTG AAATTTCAAGGGATGCTATTACTCTGGTTAGGATGATTGTTACGCGATCGCCTTTTCTCACAAATCTTCGATATGAG GGTGACTACCTTTTTCATGAATTGCCTTGCCCTGTAAAACTTCAGCGTGTTTTAGTTGGCGTTTGG GTTCAATATCGTTATCGAGAGCTTTACGCGCAAGGCACAACAAAACCAAACGCAGTTAAAATTTGCCTTATCGGAGAAGCTAGAGCAGGCAAAACAACTCTCATAAAATCTTTGCGAGACGTCGACTGGAAAGATGGAGGCGATGACCGGCGCACAGCCAGCGTTGACGTTACCAAAACAAATGTCAAATCCATGGGCGAACTTGTGTTTTGCGATTTTGCAGGCCAGCCGTTTTTTCACAAAACGCACgggcttttcttttcaacatctTCAACGATATTTCTTCTAGtagttgacgtcacgctcgACGATGAGAAGTTAAGAAGATCAAGTCACTACTGGATATCATTTGTAAAATGCAGCGTGTCACTTTCGGGAAAGGCATACGTATTAGTAATTGGCAGTAGAAAAGATCTGCTACCGCAGTCGTCTTTGACAACGGCTCAAATGAGAATATCGAGTCTTGTTGCTTATCTCAAGTCTACGTTTGGGCGATGGTTTAACTTTTCTGAgaattcttttgttttaAATTGTCGACAGCGACGCTCAATCGAAATAAGCCTACTTTGGCAAACCCTTCGTAAAGTGAAAAGTAATACTCTCAAG GCTGCCGAAAAAGTTCCAAGCATTGTTGAAACGGCAAAGGAGCATCTTTTGCCACTTCTGCGAAATGTTGGCTATACGAAAATTTCACTGTTACAAAGGGTCATTAGtttcatttcttcgacgGTGTCCAACAGCCATCGGCTTGCTCAAGAAGTAcgagaaaatatttcttttgtCTTACGAAGCCATGGTATTTTCAATGGAAACCAG ATGAGCAATGTTCGCTTTATCAACGCTGACGTTTTTAAAAGCATTATGTTAGAGAGCGTCTGTGCTGGTTTCTCAGAGCAGGTTCAGAGTCTTCTTGTTGAATTTTTACAAGCAACAGGAGAA ATTCTTGTTATTGGCGATACCGTTATTTTGGATCCTCCTTGGCTCTGTCAGAGCGTTGTTGGTCCGCTTTTGTCTCCTAAGGATTTTCCAATTCATCTTGATTTCTCTTTATCTGGCACAgccaataaagaaaatattcaaaGTGTCCTCGAAATATTCAACAAGCAAAAGTGGGTTGATGTTGACCATACGATCTCACTTCTGCGTCGTTTGGAGATATGCTATCTGGTTTCAGAGCAAACAGAAACGTACCAGTTTCCGGCATTAATCGAGGAACAGCGCCCACCTCACGCTTGGCGTGAAAATCCTGAAATGACAGTCTACGTTGGACGCCGTTTAATGAGCGAAGAAATAACGGACATAATAACTCCAGGGACTATGCCATTCATTCAAAGCAGTGCACGAAACGCTTCATGCTTTCGTCCCTTAGAGCCCATTGTTTGGCAAGGTGGTATATTGATCAAAAGGACAATCGGCTCTCATTTCGTTGAAGGGATGATTGCATTTCAGGATCGCGAAAAGGCGATCGATTTCATTGTTCGTGGTCCCGAGCATTCTGAGCAGCAATGCATGAAGCACCTACGCGATTTAATGGACGTAGGAATAAAAGTTCTTCTAGTAAAGAGTCCAGGAACGACTCGAACTCTTTGGTACATCAGCCGCACGGAATTAGTGGCGCTAAAAGACTTTCCTCTTGCACACAAATCGCAGATTGTTGAAGAGACGATTAAAATTTCACAATTCTCAAGCGCAAAAGTGCACCAGAAAGGGATTGAAGACACATTGAAAGATCTCCTTGCTCTTCCGCACGATCATTTTACGTTTATTCCTTGCGAAGCTCTCTGCACCGTCAGCAAACTTCTTGACAAGGACACTGAAGGAAGATCGGCATTAGTAAAGCGTTTGCCAGGTTTTTCATCCGTTGACAGACATCACTGTGAAACTGCCAAGCAAATTCTTACTCGATGGAGTGAACGTCTTGAAGCAAGAACTAGCAGCTTTGTGGACATCGTGCAAGAGATGGACTTGCTCTATGTCTTGGCTATTCTAAATGATAGCAGCGTTATTGAGCTTTCTGATAAAAAG AAAAGAGATGCTCAAAAAGATTTGAcgtttttggaagaaaattcTGCGTCTGCAATCGCAGCGA GTCGACGTACTCGTATGGCAGTGGAAAGACCTACTGACTTCACAGATTCGGCATCAG AATTGTATTTTGACATGCCGGTCACTAAGGACGAAATAATAGAAGCAGCAAAACGAATTCCCGCTGAATGGCGTCGCATTGGACGAATTTTAGGTCCGGAACCAACTTTTAGAGAATATCATTTAGACGAGTGTGAGACAGAGCGTGAACTTCGCGATCGCGCTCAGAAAATGCTAAATAAATGGACAGAAAAGCACGGCGTTCGAGCCACTCGAAGGCATCTTATTGAAGCGATGATCAAAGAGAACCTCAAAGCACGAATATCGGAGATCTTTCTTGTTGCGAACGTTTCAGATTTCTtgccaaaaaaataa